The proteins below are encoded in one region of Conger conger chromosome 17, fConCon1.1, whole genome shotgun sequence:
- the LOC133116309 gene encoding potassium voltage-gated channel subfamily E member 2-like codes for MSLQVRNLTQQLEGALTRSLGEYLDRWRHNATQAERALSERMAQENFQGVIWYLAVMIGMFAFIIVAILVSTVKSKRREHSDDPYHKYIEEDWTAQLKNETIAHPYVQANPIPRGYDSPYSP; via the coding sequence ATGTCTCTGCAGGTGCGTAACCTGACGCAGCAGCTGGAGGGCGCTCTGACGCGCTCTCTGGGCGAGTACCTGGACCGCTGGCGGCACAACGCCACGCAGGCGGAGCGAGCCCTGAGCGAGCGCATGGCGCAGGAGAACTTCCAGGGCGTGATCTGGTACCTGGCCGTGATGATCGGGATGTTCGCCTTCATCATCGTGGCCATCCTCGTCAGCACCGTCAAGTCCAAACGCAGGGAGCACTCGGACGACCCGTACCACAAGTACATCGAGGAGGACTGGACCGCCCAGCTGAAGAACGAGACCATTGCCCACCCTTACGTCCAGGCCAACCCTATACCAAGGGGCTACGACTCGCCCTACTCCCCCTGA